Proteins co-encoded in one Acidimicrobiia bacterium genomic window:
- a CDS encoding AAA family ATPase, whose translation MNPGAILERDDLLDRLETLLEAARGGRGCLVLVAGEAGIGKTTLVNRFAERVSNRATVLVGGCDPLTTPRPLGPLLDIAGDAASGIGRLVTEGAEHYDVFAELLDRLKGSLRPTLVIVEDIHWADDATLDFIRYVGRRVGDSHGLVVATYRDDEVGRDHRLRPVLGDVASHGDWVVRLDVAPLSLGAVRTLASAHRLDARRLHDMTGGNPFFVTEAIAAGGSLPATVQDAVLARVSRMDPDARLVIEAVSIAPRRLELEHVFPLVGVPRDAVDRATGSGVLRTGMQGLQFRHELARAAVEEAIPPVRRVELHRRMLGLLEGSADHARLAHHAIHVGDGDLVLRHAPGAARQAMAMSSARQAVELFEAAVAHAGLMDARDEIRLRSDYRVALYATDDQQGALEEAKKVLELSRAVDDAELVGSAMMTLAHAVWILGDNDTAVALGDEGLATLDPLPESPTFAQCLYQAATMAMLNREHERALAFAERCVIMARGVGATEIELRGVLTLGTIEVVTGDVAKGVALLEEALEQARSTGDQRAELGCLSMLGTGGGEARIYDRAIGWLERCIEGSVARDEDYGADYARSWLARIYCELGRWDEAVRCAELVDVESPARAAISPVTALGALGRVRVRRGDPGAEEALRRSLQIGESCALQHIWAPLCALAELHWLRGDDEAAATLLREPLARAMATDSSWARGELGFWLWWVGGLETPPDGAAAPFALMMSGQWREAAEVWRRIGCPYEEALALSHGDEDAMLGALEIFDALGARPAATWLRSRLRRSGVDAIPRGPRRSTSRHPAGLTGRQVEVLELVLEGLGNAEIAERLFISRKTVEHHVSAILSKLEVDTRVAAMARAAELKDGGDRNAK comes from the coding sequence GTGAACCCCGGCGCCATCCTCGAGAGGGACGACCTGCTCGACCGGCTCGAGACGCTCCTCGAGGCGGCTCGCGGGGGACGGGGGTGCCTCGTCCTCGTTGCCGGAGAAGCCGGCATCGGCAAGACCACGCTCGTCAACCGATTCGCCGAGAGGGTCTCCAACAGGGCGACGGTGCTCGTCGGCGGCTGTGATCCGCTCACGACGCCGCGGCCCCTCGGCCCGCTCCTCGACATCGCAGGAGACGCGGCGTCCGGGATCGGCCGTCTCGTCACTGAAGGCGCCGAGCACTACGACGTGTTCGCGGAGCTGCTCGACCGGCTCAAGGGCTCCCTGCGGCCGACGCTGGTCATCGTCGAGGACATCCACTGGGCAGACGACGCCACCCTCGACTTCATCCGCTACGTCGGCCGCCGCGTCGGCGACTCACATGGGCTCGTGGTCGCCACGTATCGCGACGACGAGGTGGGTCGGGACCACCGGCTGCGACCCGTGCTCGGCGACGTCGCCAGCCACGGCGACTGGGTGGTCCGGCTCGATGTGGCGCCGCTCTCGCTCGGTGCCGTGCGGACGCTGGCATCGGCGCACCGCCTCGACGCACGCCGCCTCCACGACATGACTGGAGGGAACCCGTTCTTCGTCACCGAGGCGATCGCGGCGGGCGGATCGCTTCCCGCAACTGTCCAGGACGCCGTGCTCGCCCGAGTGTCCCGGATGGACCCGGACGCCCGGCTGGTCATAGAGGCGGTCTCGATCGCTCCTCGCCGACTCGAGCTGGAGCACGTGTTCCCGCTCGTGGGGGTCCCCCGAGACGCCGTCGACCGGGCGACCGGTTCAGGCGTGCTGAGAACGGGAATGCAGGGCCTGCAGTTCCGTCACGAGCTCGCCCGCGCCGCCGTCGAGGAGGCGATCCCTCCGGTGCGGCGTGTCGAGCTGCATCGCAGGATGCTCGGTCTGCTCGAGGGGTCGGCCGACCACGCCCGACTCGCCCACCACGCCATCCACGTCGGCGACGGCGACCTCGTCCTCCGCCATGCGCCCGGTGCCGCCAGGCAGGCGATGGCGATGAGCTCGGCGCGTCAGGCAGTCGAGCTCTTCGAGGCCGCCGTCGCGCATGCCGGCCTCATGGACGCCCGCGACGAGATCAGGCTGCGCAGCGACTACCGGGTTGCCCTGTACGCCACGGACGACCAGCAGGGGGCGCTCGAAGAGGCGAAGAAGGTCCTCGAGCTGAGCAGGGCGGTGGACGACGCCGAGCTCGTCGGGAGTGCGATGATGACGCTCGCCCACGCTGTCTGGATACTCGGCGACAACGACACTGCGGTGGCGTTGGGCGACGAGGGCCTGGCGACCCTCGATCCCCTCCCCGAGTCTCCGACATTCGCACAGTGCCTCTACCAGGCGGCAACCATGGCGATGCTCAATCGGGAGCACGAGCGGGCCCTCGCCTTTGCTGAGCGATGCGTCATCATGGCGAGGGGTGTCGGTGCCACTGAGATCGAGTTGCGCGGTGTCCTCACGCTCGGCACCATCGAGGTCGTCACCGGCGACGTCGCCAAGGGCGTCGCACTCCTCGAAGAGGCCCTGGAGCAAGCCCGCTCCACGGGCGACCAGCGGGCGGAGCTCGGCTGTCTGTCGATGCTGGGTACCGGCGGGGGAGAGGCGCGCATCTACGACCGGGCCATCGGGTGGTTGGAGCGATGCATCGAGGGCAGTGTCGCCCGGGACGAGGACTACGGCGCCGACTACGCCCGGTCGTGGCTGGCGAGAATCTACTGCGAGCTCGGACGGTGGGACGAAGCGGTCCGCTGTGCTGAGCTCGTCGACGTCGAGTCACCGGCTCGAGCGGCGATCTCGCCGGTGACGGCTCTCGGCGCCCTCGGGCGGGTACGGGTGCGACGGGGAGACCCGGGCGCCGAAGAAGCCCTGCGGCGGTCGCTTCAGATCGGTGAGTCGTGTGCTCTGCAACACATCTGGGCTCCGCTTTGCGCCCTCGCCGAACTGCATTGGCTGCGAGGCGACGACGAGGCGGCGGCGACGCTGCTGCGGGAGCCTCTGGCACGCGCCATGGCGACCGACAGCAGCTGGGCGCGCGGTGAGCTCGGTTTCTGGCTCTGGTGGGTCGGCGGCCTCGAAACGCCGCCGGACGGTGCCGCCGCGCCGTTCGCCCTCATGATGTCCGGCCAATGGCGTGAGGCGGCTGAGGTGTGGCGCCGGATCGGATGTCCATACGAGGAGGCCCTGGCGCTGTCGCACGGGGACGAGGACGCGATGCTCGGGGCGTTGGAGATCTTCGACGCGCTCGGCGCGAGGCCGGCGGCGACGTGGCTGCGGAGTCGCTTGCGCCGATCGGGCGTCGACGCGATCCCGCGTGGCCCTCGCCGCTCGACCAGCCGGCACCCGGCCGGGCTCACCGGGCGCCAGGTCGAGGTGCTCGAGCTCGTGCTCGAAGGGCTCGGTAACGCCGAGATCGCCGAGCGGTTGTTCATCTCGAGGAAGACGGTGGAGCACCACGTCTCGGCGATCCTCTCGAAGCTCGAGGTCGACACCAGGGTGGCGGCCATGGCTCGAGCCGCCGAGTTGAAAGATGGGGGAGATCGGAACGCAAAGTAG
- a CDS encoding flavodoxin family protein: MTVTEESALLSPPADYSDLRALYINCTLKKSPELSNTRGLIDKSVAILETNGVTTEVIRAVDHLIAPGVWPDMTEHGWDRDDWPSLYEKVRTADILVLATPIWLGEKSSVCTQVVERLYGNSHLLNDAGQYAYYGKVGGCLVTGNEDGVKHCSMNILYSLQHLGYVIPPQADAGWIGEAGPGPSYLDPGSGGPENDFTNRNTAFMTWNLMHVARILGDAGGIPAHGNQRSLWDAGCRFDFPNPDYR; this comes from the coding sequence ATGACCGTCACCGAAGAGAGCGCCCTGCTCTCCCCACCCGCCGACTACTCGGATCTGCGGGCGCTGTACATCAACTGCACGCTGAAGAAGTCGCCGGAGCTGTCGAACACGCGAGGCCTCATCGACAAGTCGGTCGCCATCCTGGAGACGAACGGCGTGACAACCGAGGTGATCCGAGCGGTCGACCACCTCATCGCCCCAGGCGTCTGGCCGGACATGACCGAGCACGGATGGGACCGCGACGACTGGCCGTCCCTCTACGAGAAGGTGAGAACCGCCGACATCCTCGTGCTCGCCACTCCCATCTGGCTCGGCGAGAAGTCGTCGGTGTGCACCCAGGTCGTCGAGCGCCTCTATGGGAACTCTCATCTGCTGAACGACGCCGGCCAGTACGCCTACTACGGCAAGGTGGGCGGTTGCCTGGTGACGGGAAACGAGGACGGGGTCAAGCACTGCTCGATGAACATCCTCTACTCCCTTCAGCATCTCGGCTACGTCATCCCCCCTCAGGCGGACGCCGGCTGGATCGGCGAGGCGGGACCGGGACCGTCGTACCTCGATCCAGGCTCGGGAGGCCCGGAGAACGACTTCACGAACCGCAACACCGCCTTCATGACCTGGAACCTCATGCACGTCGCCAGGATCCTCGGCGACGCGGGAGGGATACCGGCCCACGGCAACCAACGGTCTCTCTGGGACGCCGGGTGCCGGTTCGACTTCCCCAACCCGGACTATCGGTGA
- a CDS encoding DUF4242 domain-containing protein: protein MPRYLVERSFPGGLDIPQNGQGHDIVGGVVANNLDERVTWVRSFVSDDRLKTFCIYDAPTPEAIRRAATTNGLPVDTITQVSVLDPYFYTGAST from the coding sequence ATGCCCCGATATCTCGTCGAGCGCTCGTTCCCGGGCGGTCTCGACATCCCACAGAACGGCCAGGGCCACGACATCGTCGGCGGTGTCGTCGCCAACAACCTCGACGAGCGGGTGACCTGGGTGCGTTCCTTCGTCTCGGACGACAGGCTGAAGACGTTCTGCATCTACGACGCACCGACGCCGGAGGCGATCAGGCGGGCAGCAACGACCAACGGGCTGCCGGTCGACACGATCACCCAGGTGTCCGTCCTCGATCCGTACTTCTACACGGGAGCCTCGACATGA